Proteins from a genomic interval of Yarrowia lipolytica chromosome 1E, complete sequence:
- a CDS encoding uncharacterized protein (Compare to YALI0E05907g, similar to Saccharomyces cerevisiae YOR084W; ancestral locus Anc_5.693, weakly similar to uniprot|Q9P5J4 Neurospora crassa B23L21.350) — protein sequence MAEEVIFKKTYVNCPAAYPRNHPTSTMHPDDRLIVQAAIYEPKELTKPLKGSPTLIFHAANGMPREALIPFFEDLYSLLKDNSIQLNGIIAFEAVNQCNSNIINEKFLGDTYEWNDGPRDLLSGLSYLRFGKHPLMMSGPLIGMGHSVGGNIVFSLAEQNPHYFCMVLGLEAMLLPDEARIDMRDSYAAQSYKRRDIWPDLETVKNKFAKNPAFKNWDPRAFGLYLKYGFRELPTHLYPNERGVTLSTDKHAETHLFVQRSKNPNAEVPFEREEPHEVFNDLLKIAVPKMFLCAQDSFIGIFEEYYPRIMKPGDEFLMVPGSHLVPYEQPKAIAEAFVPFIKKNYFQWVEDREKNIKTVRKRMIDQEFADLITNRDSKL from the coding sequence ATGGCCGAAGAAGTTATTTTCAAGAAGACCTACGTCAATTGTCCCGCGGCTTACCCCCGGAACCATCCCACCTCCACCATGCACCCTGACGACCGTCTCATCGTTCAGGCTGCTATTTAcgagcccaaggagttGACCAAACCCCTCAAGGGCTCTCCCACCCTCATTTTCCACGCCGCCAACGGAATGCCCCGAGAGGCCTTGATCCCCTTCTTTGAGGATCTGTACAgcctgctcaaggacaacaGCATCCAGCTCAACGGTATCATTGCCTTCGAGGCCGTCAATCAGTGCAACTCCAACATTATCAACGAAAAGTTTCTAGGAGACACGTACGAGTGGAACGATGGTCCCCGAGATCTGCTTTCGGGTCTCTCTTATCTCCGATTCGGCAAGCACCCTCTTATGATGAGCGGTCCTCTTATCGGAATGGGCCACTCTGTGGGAGGCAACATTGTGTTCTCTCTCGCCGAGCAGAACCCCCACTACTTCTGCATGGTGCTGGGTCTGGAGGCTATGCTTCTGCCCGATGAGGCTCGAATCGACATGCGAGACTCGTACGCCGCCCAGTCCTACAAGCGACGAGACATCTGGCCCGATCTGGAGACAGTCAAGAACAAGTTCGCCAAGAACCCTGCCTTCAAGAACTGGGACCCTCGAGCTTTTGGTCTGTACCTCAAGTACGGTTTCCGAGAGCTGCCTACACACCTCTATCCTAACGAGCGAGGAGTCACTCTGTCTACCGATAAGCATGCCGAGACCCACCTGTTTGTGCAGCGAAGCAAGAACCCCAACGCCGAGGTGCCTTTTGAGCGAGAAGAGCCCCACGAAGTGTTCAACGATCTTCTCAAAATCGCCGTGCCCAAGATGTTCCTATGTGCTCAAGATTCCTTCATTGGCATCTTTGAGGAGTATTACCCTCGAATCATGAAGCCCGGAGACGAGTTCCTGATGGTCCCCGGCAGCCATCTGGTCCCCTATGAGCAGCCCAAGGCTATTGCTGAGGCCTTTGTCCCCttcatcaagaagaactaCTTCCAGTGGGTCGAGGATCGAGAGAAGAACATCAAGACCGTTCGAAAGCGAATGATCGACCAGGAGTTTGCAGATCTCATTACCAACAGAGACTCCAAGTTGTAG